One Buchnera aphidicola (Panaphis juglandis) DNA segment encodes these proteins:
- the fmt gene encoding methionyl-tRNA formyltransferase, with protein MNFKPLKIVFAGTPYFASYHLKKLISSEHKIVHVITQPDKPYGRGRKIQESPVKTLAKKYNIPVSQPKNINKKKNCIELFKIKADIIIVVAYGMLIPDLLLQIFPMGGINIHASLLPKWRGASPIQWTILHGDKYTGISIIKINNKMDSGNILHQVKCKVEKLETTSSLIIKLCKIGIKAILYALKKIQNKKYKSLKQNEMEATYTKKINKKMGEINFLIPANKIERMVRAFYPWPSVYINFYNTNIKIHKVKVIKSDIEYPIGKIISINIHGIQIQTKKNIIKIEKIQLPGKNIINVSQWIQSKNNIIEKIKSKKSL; from the coding sequence ATGAATTTTAAACCATTAAAAATTGTTTTTGCTGGAACTCCATATTTTGCATCATATCATTTAAAAAAACTAATATCATCTGAACACAAAATTGTACATGTTATTACTCAACCCGACAAACCATATGGTAGGGGTAGAAAAATTCAAGAATCACCAGTAAAAACGCTTGCAAAAAAATATAATATTCCAGTATCACAACCAAAAAATATAAATAAAAAAAAAAATTGTATAGAATTATTCAAAATCAAAGCAGATATTATTATTGTTGTTGCTTATGGAATGTTAATCCCAGACTTATTGTTACAAATATTCCCTATGGGAGGTATCAATATTCATGCATCATTATTACCAAAATGGAGAGGAGCATCTCCAATACAGTGGACAATTTTACACGGTGATAAATATACTGGGATTAGTATTATAAAAATAAATAATAAGATGGATTCAGGAAATATATTACATCAAGTAAAATGCAAAGTTGAAAAATTAGAAACTACAAGCAGTTTAATAATAAAATTATGTAAAATAGGTATAAAAGCAATATTATATGCTTTAAAAAAAATACAAAATAAAAAATATAAATCATTAAAACAAAATGAAATGGAAGCAACATATACAAAAAAAATAAATAAAAAAATGGGAGAAATTAACTTCTTAATTCCTGCTAATAAAATAGAACGTATGGTTAGAGCGTTTTATCCTTGGCCAAGTGTATACATTAATTTTTATAATACTAATATTAAAATTCATAAAGTAAAAGTAATAAAATCAGATATAGAATACCCAATTGGAAAAATTATTTCAATAAATATTCATGGAATACAAATTCAGACTAAAAAAAACATAATAAAAATAGAAAAAATCCAACTACCAGGTAAAAATATTATAAATGTATCACAATGGATACAAAGTAAAAATAACATTATTGAAAAAATAAAATCTAAAAAATCATTATGA
- the rplQ gene encoding 50S ribosomal protein L17 — MRHKKSGRYLNRTSSHYTSMFRNMMCSLLQYEFIKTTVPKAKELRMIIEPLITISKIDNTPNRRLVFSRIRNKFIVSKLFNEIGPYFLNRSGGYTRILKCGFKSGDKSNVAYIQFVDRNIIQNK; from the coding sequence ATGAGACATAAAAAAAGTGGTCGTTATTTAAATCGTACTTCTAGTCATTATACATCTATGTTTAGAAATATGATGTGTTCGTTATTGCAGTATGAATTTATTAAAACTACTGTTCCAAAAGCAAAAGAACTACGAATGATTATTGAACCATTAATTACAATTTCAAAAATTGATAATACTCCTAATAGGAGGTTAGTTTTTTCTCGTATTCGTAATAAATTTATTGTTTCAAAGTTATTTAACGAAATTGGTCCATATTTTTTAAATCGATCTGGTGGTTATACAAGAATTTTAAAATGTGGTTTTAAATCAGGTGATAAATCTAATGTTGCTTATATTCAGTTTGTAGATCGTAATATCATACAAAATAAATAA
- the rpoA gene encoding DNA-directed RNA polymerase subunit alpha, which translates to MQNLLTGFLKPKIVDVEQISMTHFKVTLEPLERGFGHTIGNALRRILLSSIPGYAITEVYIKDVLHEYSAKTGVQEDILTILLNLKSLSIILYNKDDVMLRIKKSGIGPVRASDIIHDGDIEIINSKYVICNLTDQHTCLDMQMRVEKGIGYVTAASRIASRDVNKNIGFISLDTCYSPIDRIAYVVESTRVNKRTDLDKLIIEIETNGTIDPEVAIRKAATILSDQLSAFVDLKNIIKPPEVIKEKKPEFDPVLLKSVDDLELTVRSANCLKTERIHYIGDLIQKTEIELLKTPNLGKKSLTEIKDILALRGLSLGMKLKKWPPKSLLSE; encoded by the coding sequence ATGCAAAATCTTTTGACAGGTTTTTTAAAACCAAAGATAGTTGATGTTGAGCAAATTAGCATGACTCATTTCAAAGTTACCTTAGAACCTTTAGAGAGAGGTTTTGGTCATACTATCGGTAACGCATTACGTAGAATTTTACTTTCTTCAATACCAGGATACGCGATTACTGAAGTTTATATTAAAGATGTTTTACATGAATATAGCGCTAAAACTGGAGTTCAAGAAGATATTTTAACAATTTTGTTAAATTTAAAATCGTTATCTATTATTTTGTATAATAAAGATGATGTAATGTTAAGAATAAAAAAATCTGGTATTGGTCCTGTTCGAGCGTCTGATATTATTCATGATGGTGATATCGAAATTATAAATTCAAAATATGTAATTTGTAATTTAACTGATCAACATACGTGTCTTGATATGCAAATGAGAGTAGAAAAAGGTATTGGTTATGTTACGGCTGCTTCTAGAATAGCATCTCGTGATGTTAATAAAAATATTGGATTTATATCATTAGATACATGTTATAGTCCTATTGATCGTATTGCTTATGTTGTAGAATCCACTCGTGTTAATAAAAGAACTGATTTAGATAAATTAATTATTGAAATTGAAACTAATGGAACAATTGATCCTGAGGTTGCTATTCGTAAAGCTGCCACTATTTTATCGGATCAGTTATCTGCTTTTGTGGATTTAAAAAATATTATTAAACCTCCAGAAGTTATTAAAGAAAAAAAACCAGAATTTGATCCTGTTTTATTGAAATCAGTAGATGATTTAGAATTAACTGTTCGATCAGCAAATTGTTTAAAAACTGAAAGAATACATTATATTGGGGATTTAATTCAAAAAACTGAAATAGAACTTTTAAAAACACCTAATCTTGGAAAAAAATCTCTAACTGAGATTAAAGATATACTGGCTTTAAGGGGTTTATCTCTTGGGATGAAGCTAAAAAAATGGCCACCTAAAAGTTTATTAAGTGAATAA
- the rpsD gene encoding 30S ribosomal protein S4 has product MAKYLKPKLKLSRRENTDLFLKSGYKSIESKCKLNQIPGQQGSRRSRLSEYGVQLREKQKVRRLYGILERQFRNYYKRSSKLKGNTGDNLLKLLESRLDNVVYRMGFGSTRAESRQLINHKTIMVNDRIVNIASYQLSADDCIQIRKKFHKQSRIKSSLELSHHREKPTWIKVNYTTLTGVFIRIPDRSELSADINEHLIIEFYSK; this is encoded by the coding sequence ATGGCAAAATATTTAAAACCAAAGTTAAAATTAAGTCGTCGAGAAAACACAGATTTGTTTTTAAAATCAGGTTATAAATCTATTGAATCAAAATGTAAATTAAATCAAATACCTGGTCAACAAGGATCGAGAAGATCAAGACTTTCTGAATATGGAGTACAATTACGAGAAAAACAAAAAGTACGTCGTTTGTATGGTATATTAGAACGTCAATTTCGTAATTATTATAAGAGGTCTTCAAAATTAAAAGGTAACACTGGAGATAACTTATTAAAGTTATTAGAAAGTAGATTAGATAATGTAGTATATCGTATGGGTTTTGGGTCCACACGAGCTGAATCCCGTCAATTAATTAATCATAAAACAATTATGGTGAATGATCGTATTGTAAATATTGCATCATATCAATTATCTGCTGATGATTGCATTCAAATACGTAAAAAGTTTCATAAACAATCTCGAATTAAATCTTCTTTAGAATTATCGCATCATAGAGAAAAACCAACTTGGATAAAAGTCAATTATACTACATTAACAGGTGTATTTATTCGAATTCCTGACAGATCGGAATTATCTGCAGATATTAATGAGCATTTAATCATTGAATTTTATTCAAAATAA
- the rpsK gene encoding 30S ribosomal protein S11, with amino-acid sequence MGKFSKRTKKRIKQQILDGIAYIHASFNNTIVTITDRQGNALGWATAGGSGFRGSRKSTPFAAQVAVEKCITSIKDYGMQTLEVMVKGPGPGRESTIRALNNAGFKITNITDITPIPHNGCRPPKKRRV; translated from the coding sequence ATGGGAAAATTTTCAAAACGAACAAAAAAAAGAATTAAACAACAAATTTTAGATGGTATTGCTTACATTCATGCATCATTTAACAATACTATTGTTACTATTACTGATCGACAAGGTAATGCTTTGGGTTGGGCAACAGCAGGTGGTTCTGGTTTTAGAGGATCAAGAAAATCTACTCCTTTTGCAGCTCAAGTTGCTGTTGAAAAATGTATCACATCCATTAAAGATTATGGTATGCAAACTTTAGAAGTAATGGTAAAAGGTCCTGGACCAGGTAGAGAATCTACTATTAGAGCATTAAATAATGCTGGATTTAAAATTACTAATATTACTGATATTACTCCAATTCCACATAATGGATGTCGTCCACCTAAAAAACGTCGAGTTTAA
- the rpsM gene encoding 30S ribosomal protein S13: MARIAGINIPNNKHTVIALRLIYGIGKTQSKNICITCNISENIKIKDLSENQLDILRKEISKFIVEGDLRRERALNIKRLIDLGCYRGFRHRRSLPVRGQRTKTNARTRKGPRKPIKK, from the coding sequence ATGGCTCGTATTGCAGGAATTAATATACCTAATAATAAACATACTGTGATTGCATTGCGTTTAATATATGGTATAGGGAAAACACAATCTAAAAATATTTGTATTACTTGTAATATTTCAGAAAATATAAAAATTAAAGACCTTAGTGAAAATCAATTGGATATATTGAGAAAAGAAATTTCAAAATTTATTGTTGAGGGTGATTTAAGAAGAGAACGTGCATTAAATATTAAACGATTAATAGATCTTGGGTGTTATCGTGGTTTTCGTCATCGTAGAAGTTTACCAGTTAGAGGTCAACGTACTAAAACGAATGCTCGTACTAGAAAAGGTCCACGTAAACCAATAAAAAAATAA
- the rpmJ gene encoding 50S ribosomal protein L36 — protein sequence MKVRTSVKKFCRDCKIVNRKNVIRVICTSYPKHKQRQG from the coding sequence ATGAAAGTTCGAACATCAGTAAAAAAATTTTGTCGTGATTGTAAAATTGTAAATAGAAAAAATGTTATTAGGGTTATTTGTACTAGTTATCCTAAACATAAACAAAGACAGGGATAA
- the secY gene encoding preprotein translocase subunit SecY: protein MIYKIQSKFKNIHHTILEFKQRIFLIIFSIIVFRFGSFIPIPGMNHTVLLKFLKLQQGSIVDLFNMFSGGSLSRASIFSLGIMPYISSSIIIQMVTLIFKRMSDIKKYVGFQKKQNKQYIRFLTLFLALIQSIGIALTLPHISGLEGLILNLDWYFYLTTVISLCTGTVLLMWLGELITTAGIGNGISIIIFIGILSKFPITISNVFFQIKNGNLSIFMFFLVSIVVFFIVYLVVLVESSYRKIILHHSSSRNSKKNNFIKHTHLPLKVNMSGVIPAIFSSHLIIFLSTIISYFSVNTNVHFLIHIIYYLQPGHILYIILYSLFIFLFCFFYSSLSFNVREMSENLKKTGVFILGIRPGIKTSQYIHGIMNKLIILNAIYIIFICLLPEFLRMIFRIPFYFGGTSLLIIVVVIIDGINQVQTLLISKKYHSILKNNTLTMYNEY, encoded by the coding sequence ATGATTTATAAAATACAATCTAAATTTAAAAATATTCATCATACAATATTAGAATTTAAACAAAGAATTTTTTTAATCATATTTTCAATAATTGTATTTAGATTTGGTTCTTTTATACCAATTCCAGGAATGAATCATACTGTATTATTAAAATTTTTAAAGTTGCAACAAGGTAGTATAGTAGATCTATTTAATATGTTTTCTGGTGGTTCTTTGAGTCGAGCTTCGATTTTTTCTTTAGGAATCATGCCATATATTTCTTCTTCTATTATCATTCAAATGGTTACTTTAATATTTAAGAGAATGTCAGATATAAAAAAATATGTTGGTTTTCAAAAAAAACAGAATAAGCAATATATTAGATTTTTAACTCTTTTCTTAGCTTTAATACAATCTATTGGTATTGCATTAACATTACCACATATATCTGGTTTAGAGGGTTTAATATTAAATTTAGATTGGTATTTTTATTTAACTACAGTAATTAGTTTATGTACTGGTACAGTTTTGTTAATGTGGTTAGGTGAATTAATTACTACTGCTGGTATTGGTAATGGTATTTCTATTATTATTTTTATTGGTATTTTATCTAAGTTTCCAATAACAATCTCTAATGTTTTTTTTCAGATTAAAAATGGAAATTTATCAATTTTTATGTTTTTTTTAGTTAGCATAGTTGTTTTTTTTATAGTTTATTTGGTTGTTTTGGTAGAAAGTAGTTATAGAAAAATTATTTTACATCATTCTTCAAGTCGTAATTCAAAAAAAAATAATTTTATTAAACATACTCATTTACCATTAAAAGTTAATATGTCTGGAGTTATTCCAGCAATTTTTTCATCTCATTTAATTATTTTTTTATCTACTATAATATCATATTTTAGTGTTAATACTAATGTACATTTTTTGATACATATAATATATTATTTACAACCTGGTCATATTTTATATATAATATTATATTCTTTATTTATTTTTTTATTTTGTTTTTTTTATTCAAGTTTGTCATTTAATGTACGAGAAATGTCTGAAAATTTAAAAAAAACTGGAGTATTCATATTAGGAATTAGACCAGGAATAAAAACATCTCAATATATTCATGGTATTATGAATAAATTGATTATTTTAAATGCTATATATATTATTTTTATATGTTTACTTCCAGAATTTTTACGAATGATTTTTAGAATTCCTTTTTATTTTGGCGGAACATCTTTATTAATAATAGTAGTAGTAATTATTGATGGCATTAATCAAGTACAAACACTTCTGATATCGAAAAAATATCATTCGATATTAAAGAATAACACATTAACTATGTATAATGAATATTAA
- the rplO gene encoding 50S ribosomal protein L15, which yields MYLNTLNFIRGTKKTHKRVGRGIGSGYGKTCGRGHKGQKSRTGSSIRRGFEGGQMPLYRRLPKFGFSSRKKNITAEVRLFEINKIDDRIITLNVLKKHNIVKKSIKYVKIIKSGTINYPIIIQGLKVTKNAIELIKKIGGKVEGKISKK from the coding sequence TTGTATTTAAATACTTTAAATTTTATTCGTGGAACAAAAAAAACACATAAAAGAGTTGGTCGTGGTATAGGAAGTGGTTATGGTAAAACATGTGGTAGAGGTCATAAGGGTCAAAAATCTAGGACAGGTTCAAGTATTAGGAGAGGTTTTGAAGGTGGTCAAATGCCGTTATATAGAAGACTTCCTAAATTTGGTTTTTCTTCTCGGAAAAAAAATATTACTGCTGAAGTTCGTTTATTTGAAATTAATAAAATAGATGATCGTATAATTACATTAAATGTATTAAAAAAACATAATATTGTTAAAAAAAGTATTAAGTATGTTAAGATTATTAAATCAGGTACAATTAATTATCCTATTATTATTCAGGGATTAAAAGTTACAAAAAATGCTATTGAGCTCATAAAAAAAATCGGCGGCAAAGTTGAGGGAAAAATTTCAAAAAAATGA
- the rpmD gene encoding 50S ribosomal protein L30 has protein sequence MSKKIFITQIKSSIGRLPKHKATILGLGLRYIGHTVEREDTISVRGMINKISYMVHVKKG, from the coding sequence ATGTCTAAAAAAATATTTATTACACAGATTAAGAGTTCTATTGGTCGTTTGCCAAAACATAAAGCAACAATATTAGGTTTAGGTTTACGTTATATTGGTCATACAGTAGAACGAGAAGATACTATTTCAGTTCGAGGAATGATTAATAAAATTTCTTATATGGTTCATGTAAAAAAGGGATAA
- the rpsE gene encoding 30S ribosomal protein S5, whose product MKLNHHEKNINTELKEKLITVNRVSKTVKGGRIFSFTALTVVGNQNGKLGFGYGKAREVPFAIQKAMDQARRNMIIIEIVRGTLQHAVVGIHTSSRVFMKPAAKGTGIIAGGAMRAVLEVLGIHDVLAKTYGSTNPINVVRATINGLKKMKSPEIIAAKRNKLISEILG is encoded by the coding sequence ATGAAATTAAATCATCATGAAAAAAATATTAATACTGAATTAAAAGAAAAATTAATTACAGTAAATAGAGTTTCTAAAACTGTAAAAGGGGGTCGAATTTTTTCATTTACTGCATTAACTGTTGTAGGCAATCAAAATGGTAAATTAGGTTTTGGCTATGGTAAGGCTCGGGAAGTTCCTTTTGCAATTCAAAAAGCAATGGATCAAGCTCGACGTAATATGATAATAATTGAAATTGTACGTGGAACTTTACAGCATGCAGTAGTTGGTATTCATACTAGTTCAAGAGTTTTTATGAAACCTGCTGCAAAAGGAACAGGAATTATTGCTGGTGGTGCAATGCGTGCGGTTTTAGAAGTATTAGGGATACATGATGTTTTAGCGAAAACATATGGTTCTACAAACCCTATCAATGTTGTTAGAGCAACAATAAATGGTTTAAAAAAAATGAAATCACCAGAAATTATTGCTGCTAAACGAAACAAGCTAATTTCTGAAATATTAGGATAA
- the rplR gene encoding 50S ribosomal protein L18, producing the protein MNKKLSRIRRGLKTRIKLKSCDMMRLVIHRTSRHMYAQIIDPISFNVVVSASTLEKSIRKNLISYTGNQDSANYIGDTIAKRALKKGISTVSFDRSGFKYHGRVKMLAESARKSGLKF; encoded by the coding sequence ATAAATAAAAAATTATCTCGCATACGTCGAGGTTTAAAAACTCGTATAAAATTAAAATCATGTGACATGATGAGATTAGTGATACATCGTACATCTCGTCACATGTACGCACAAATTATTGATCCTATTTCTTTTAATGTTGTAGTATCCGCTTCAACATTAGAAAAATCTATTAGAAAAAATCTTATTTCATATACTGGAAATCAAGATTCTGCAAATTATATTGGTGATACAATTGCTAAACGAGCCTTAAAGAAGGGCATTAGTACGGTTTCTTTTGATAGATCTGGTTTTAAATATCATGGTAGAGTAAAAATGCTAGCAGAGTCTGCTAGAAAATCAGGATTAAAATTTTAA